In Methanofastidiosum sp., one DNA window encodes the following:
- a CDS encoding alpha/beta hydrolase, producing the protein MGTLFKEKEAQWKKDGYITFPSWKRGKIRINYGFYLDLKNQDATKLVQRIKAPILVIHPENDELVSIVNSQGIYENANGPKNFIIIKGSDHMFSKEEHESELIRLTVDWFKKWL; encoded by the coding sequence GTGGGTACACTCTTTAAAGAAAAGGAAGCTCAATGGAAGAAAGATGGTTACATAACATTTCCCTCTTGGAAAAGAGGAAAGATAAGGATAAACTATGGCTTTTATCTGGATTTAAAAAATCAAGATGCAACTAAATTGGTACAAAGAATAAAAGCACCAATTCTTGTAATCCATCCAGAAAATGATGAACTAGTTTCTATTGTTAATTCACAAGGGATATACGAAAATGCAAATGGTCCAAAGAATTTTATCATTATAAAAGGGTCAGACCATATGTTTTCAAAAGAAGAGCATGAGTCTGAACTTATCCGTCTTACTGTAGATTGGTTCAAAAAATGGTTATGA
- a CDS encoding alpha/beta hydrolase — translation MTAQKVSFFNSRGLKIVGILEGEGDKCVIISSHFTGFKEVKHYFNLAKTLSDEGICALRFDFSDCIGESEGKCEEMSVTNQTIDIISAVDFLEGKGICTVGIMGHSLGGLVAINAAANDNRIKALVSAAAPAKLEWVHSLKKRKLNGRKMVT, via the coding sequence ATGACTGCACAGAAAGTATCTTTTTTTAATTCGAGAGGACTTAAGATAGTCGGCATACTTGAGGGTGAAGGCGATAAATGCGTAATAATTTCTAGTCACTTCACTGGATTCAAAGAAGTTAAGCATTACTTCAATCTCGCAAAAACTCTTTCTGATGAAGGAATATGCGCACTTAGATTCGACTTTAGTGACTGCATAGGTGAATCTGAAGGTAAATGTGAAGAGATGAGTGTAACTAATCAGACTATTGATATTATCTCTGCAGTTGATTTCCTTGAGGGGAAAGGTATATGCACTGTAGGGATAATGGGGCACTCACTTGGAGGATTAGTCGCAATAAATGCTGCTGCAAATGACAATCGAATTAAGGCATTAGTCTCAGCAGCAGCTCCAGCAAAACTTGAGTGGGTACACTCTTTAAAGAAAAGGAAGCTCAATGGAAGAAAGATGGTTACATAA
- a CDS encoding dodecin family protein: MSDVAKVIEVVGKSEISWEDAVAKAVFVASKTVHNIKGVEVEKLTGKVTDGKITKYKATVKLIFVVE; the protein is encoded by the coding sequence ATGTCTGACGTTGCAAAAGTAATTGAGGTTGTTGGAAAATCGGAGATAAGTTGGGAAGATGCTGTAGCAAAAGCAGTTTTTGTTGCTTCAAAAACAGTCCATAATATTAAGGGCGTTGAAGTTGAAAAGTTGACAGGAAAAGTAACAGACGGCAAGATAACTAAATATAAAGCTACAGTTAAATTAATCTTCGTCGTTGAATAA
- a CDS encoding 2'-5' RNA ligase family protein: MSFLVIAYPELKKKNYDWIQDLRNKYDMLYYDVVKPHFTFVFPVFNLNKKELIHEIKEKSKGLKEIDFCLRCAILNKDTFNDYWHVFLVPDEGFSSITKIHDKFYSGKLKDELFLAIQFTPHLGVGNSTNANECKKLVDELNEKNFEIYGKIKKLTVVNYKDKKVEDIETIELV; encoded by the coding sequence ATGTCATTTTTAGTAATTGCATATCCAGAACTTAAAAAGAAGAATTACGATTGGATTCAAGATTTAAGAAATAAATATGACATGCTTTACTATGATGTTGTCAAACCCCATTTTACTTTTGTCTTCCCAGTTTTTAATTTAAATAAAAAGGAACTTATTCATGAAATTAAGGAAAAATCTAAAGGCTTAAAAGAAATTGATTTCTGCCTTAGATGCGCTATATTAAATAAAGATACCTTCAATGATTACTGGCATGTCTTTTTAGTCCCAGATGAAGGATTCAGCAGTATTACAAAAATCCACGATAAATTCTATTCTGGGAAACTCAAAGATGAACTTTTTCTTGCCATTCAATTTACCCCTCACTTAGGTGTTGGGAATTCTACAAATGCAAATGAATGTAAGAAGCTTGTTGACGAATTAAACGAAAAGAACTTCGAGATTTATGGGAAGATAAAAAAGTTAACAGTTGTAAACTATAAAGATAAGAAGGTAGAGGATATAGAAACAATAGAATTAGTGTAG
- a CDS encoding NUDIX hydrolase — MSENKEYLPVVIKEEDILAVCGFVRRDIVHSSLRIPHISVNIIPIIRGTEKTILQKRSKKRKIDPSKYDFNGGHVTYEPVLLSDDPKALEHANDKTALRETREEIAVSNDGMPYVFSSKDLIRFTKIGEFLTGFNIPDSINVGYMTGYILFIPFDSKIIITDENEDGTIEELSYEKIDISEVVSLFKENPLNFACGATAVLKELSNTKSDAYFRFWHIVNLNKNKNI; from the coding sequence ATGTCTGAAAACAAAGAATATCTGCCAGTTGTGATAAAAGAAGAAGATATTTTGGCAGTATGTGGATTTGTTAGGCGAGATATTGTTCACAGTAGCCTTAGAATCCCCCACATATCCGTTAATATTATCCCAATAATCCGAGGTACAGAAAAAACAATTCTGCAAAAGAGATCTAAAAAGAGAAAAATAGATCCTTCTAAATATGATTTCAATGGCGGTCATGTAACCTATGAACCTGTCCTTTTATCAGATGATCCGAAGGCGCTTGAACATGCAAACGATAAAACAGCATTACGAGAAACCAGAGAAGAAATAGCGGTTTCAAATGATGGAATGCCTTACGTATTTTCGTCAAAAGATTTGATAAGATTCACAAAAATTGGTGAATTTCTCACGGGATTTAATATACCCGATTCAATAAATGTGGGGTATATGACGGGGTATATTCTATTCATACCATTTGACTCAAAAATAATTATTACTGATGAAAATGAAGACGGAACGATTGAAGAGCTGTCTTACGAAAAAATTGATATCTCAGAAGTTGTATCATTGTTCAAAGAAAATCCTTTAAATTTTGCATGCGGAGCAACTGCAGTTTTAAAAGAGCTATCCAATACAAAAAGCGATGCATATTTTAGATTCTGGCATATTGTAAATTTAAATAAAAATAAAAATATTTAA